One Methylocaldum marinum DNA window includes the following coding sequences:
- the lysA gene encoding diaminopimelate decarboxylase codes for MDYFNYRDGMLHAEDVPLAAIAERYGTPCYVYSRATIERHWRAFDAAFAGKPHLVCYAVKANSNLAVLNILARLGSGFDIVSVGELERVLAAGGDPAKIVFSGVGKREDELERALEVGIRCFNVEVPGELDRLNRLAGALGVKAPISLRVNPDVDALTHPYISTGLRENKFGVDVGEALIQYRRAADMPHLQVLGIDCHIGSQLTSVTPFLDALDRILLLADALKEHGIGLHHIDLGGGLGIRYREEQPPEPSEYASALLQRLQQTNYEILIEPGRAIIGNAGVLVTRVEYLKSNQDKNFAIVDAAMNDLVRPALYDAWQEIVPVRQLSGADVRTYDIVGPVCETGDFLGIGRELALSEGVLLTIRSAGAYGFSMSSNYNSRPRPAEVMVDGLRTHLIRERETTAMLFRGEHVLD; via the coding sequence ATGGATTATTTCAATTATCGCGACGGCATGTTGCATGCCGAAGATGTGCCGTTGGCTGCCATTGCAGAACGGTATGGAACGCCGTGCTATGTTTATTCGCGCGCTACCATCGAACGCCACTGGCGCGCATTCGACGCGGCTTTCGCCGGCAAGCCGCACCTCGTTTGTTATGCAGTGAAAGCCAATTCCAATTTGGCGGTATTAAACATCTTGGCACGCTTGGGTTCGGGCTTCGACATCGTGTCCGTAGGCGAATTGGAGCGGGTATTGGCGGCGGGCGGCGATCCAGCGAAAATCGTCTTCTCCGGAGTGGGCAAGCGAGAGGACGAATTGGAGAGAGCGCTCGAAGTCGGTATCCGCTGCTTCAACGTAGAGGTCCCGGGCGAATTGGACCGGCTAAACCGGCTTGCCGGAGCACTCGGTGTGAAAGCTCCGATTTCGCTGCGCGTGAATCCGGACGTGGATGCGCTTACCCACCCATACATATCCACGGGCCTTCGGGAGAACAAGTTCGGCGTCGATGTCGGCGAAGCATTGATTCAATATCGGCGTGCTGCCGACATGCCTCATCTTCAGGTACTGGGCATCGACTGCCACATCGGTTCTCAACTGACTTCCGTAACGCCCTTTCTGGATGCACTCGATCGGATCCTGCTTCTTGCAGACGCCTTGAAAGAACACGGAATCGGTCTCCATCATATTGATCTAGGAGGGGGATTAGGCATCCGCTACCGCGAGGAGCAGCCACCGGAGCCCAGCGAATACGCGTCGGCTCTTCTGCAGCGACTGCAGCAAACGAATTACGAGATTCTGATCGAACCCGGCCGTGCCATCATCGGTAACGCCGGGGTTCTGGTGACCCGCGTAGAATATCTGAAATCCAATCAGGACAAGAATTTCGCCATCGTCGACGCCGCCATGAATGATCTCGTTCGTCCCGCGCTCTACGATGCCTGGCAGGAGATCGTACCGGTTCGACAACTAAGTGGCGCGGACGTCAGAACCTACGATATCGTCGGACCGGTCTGCGAAACCGGGGATTTTCTCGGTATCGGGCGTGAACTTGCCCTGTCCGAGGGCGTTCTTCTGACGATCCGTTCCGCGGGCGCTTACGGATTCAGCATGAGTTCCAATTACAATTCCCGCCCCCGGCCAGCCGAGGTCATGGTGGACGGGCTCCGTACTCACTTGATCCGCGAAAGGGAAACGACTGCCATGCTTTTCCGGGGCGAACACGTTCTAGACTGA
- the rsgA gene encoding ribosome small subunit-dependent GTPase A has translation MAGSVRNSLREGLVIAHLGQGLAVEESPGEILLCHTRRRLGFATVGDRVLWEPYEGNQGRVVKILPRRSVLTRPGHNETIRPVAANLDQIFVVVAPEPEPDYLLVDQYLAACEHRDINARIIFNKADLLASRQVADDLLADYRRIDYSYFVISVKKEEGLAELREELIDRCSMLVGQSGVGKSSLTNALLPDKQLLTRSLSEKTSLGRHTTTTATLYHLPDGGDLIDSPGVSIFGLAEMSIRDLAAGFREFRPWILRCQFNDCRHINDKGCAVRDAAEADMLPHARYERYLKLIEKLPPVQKP, from the coding sequence ATGGCGGGATCGGTTCGTAATTCGTTGCGCGAGGGTCTGGTGATCGCGCACTTGGGCCAAGGTTTGGCCGTGGAGGAATCTCCGGGCGAAATTCTCCTTTGCCACACACGACGGCGACTGGGTTTCGCTACCGTAGGGGATCGGGTGTTATGGGAGCCTTACGAGGGGAATCAGGGCCGGGTCGTGAAAATTCTGCCCCGTCGCAGCGTGCTGACTCGTCCCGGCCACAATGAAACAATACGTCCTGTTGCAGCCAATCTGGATCAAATTTTCGTAGTCGTTGCTCCCGAACCAGAGCCGGACTATTTGTTGGTCGATCAATACCTGGCCGCATGCGAACACCGCGATATCAACGCAAGAATAATCTTCAACAAAGCCGACTTGCTCGCCTCGCGGCAGGTAGCGGACGACTTACTGGCGGATTATCGCCGCATTGATTATTCGTACTTTGTGATAAGCGTCAAGAAAGAAGAAGGACTGGCTGAGTTACGCGAAGAACTGATCGACCGCTGCAGTATGCTGGTCGGACAATCAGGTGTAGGTAAATCATCGCTCACCAATGCGCTGTTACCGGATAAACAACTTCTGACAAGGAGTCTGTCGGAAAAAACCAGCTTGGGACGGCATACGACAACTACCGCCACTCTTTATCATCTTCCCGACGGTGGAGACCTCATAGATAGCCCTGGGGTATCTATCTTCGGCTTGGCTGAAATGAGCATACGCGACTTGGCGGCCGGTTTTCGGGAGTTCCGTCCCTGGATACTCCGCTGCCAGTTCAATGATTGCAGGCACATTAACGATAAAGGCTGTGCAGTCCGCGATGCGGCCGAGGCCGATATGCTACCTCATGCTCGCTATGAGCGTTACCTAAAGCTGATTGAAAAGTTACCGCCGGTGCAGAAACCATAG
- the lptM gene encoding LPS translocon maturation chaperone LptM yields MSLPFRTLLSLILFSLVLSACGQKGPLFLPSEDPNSEEAQR; encoded by the coding sequence ATGTCGCTTCCGTTTCGAACCCTCCTGTCGTTGATTTTGTTCAGTCTTGTCCTTTCCGCATGCGGCCAGAAGGGACCTCTTTTCCTCCCCAGCGAAGATCCTAATTCGGAAGAAGCACAGCGCTGA
- a CDS encoding M48 family metallopeptidase produces the protein MNTFTVLFLVTLAISFAIEWWLSHRQLAYVREHRNAVPDAFKDTITLQAHQKAADYTTDKARLGNVDRIIGVIILLLFTVGGGVDAVHQFWIGFELSPLVTGIAVILSTMLLINLLELPISLYQTFVIEERYGFNRNTPRQFATDLVLQTGLSLAIGGPLLALILWIMQSMGSYWWLLAWSIVIGFSVLMSWAFPTFIAPLFNKFTPLQDETLRKRIETLMDRCGFQSKGIFVMDGSRRSGHGNAYFTGIGDSKRIVFFDTLINALSHDEVEAVLAHELGHFRRKHVLKMLIANALLALIGFALLGWLSAQDWFYSGLGVSHQSNALALLLFMLIAPVFTTFLQPIIAYFQRRHEFEADDFAAYQTRPAHLISALVKLYRDNASTLTPDPLYSAFHYSHPPASTRIANLSAKSA, from the coding sequence ATGAACACCTTCACCGTCCTATTTCTCGTGACACTCGCCATTTCTTTCGCTATCGAATGGTGGCTGTCGCATCGGCAATTGGCTTATGTCCGGGAACATAGAAATGCCGTTCCCGACGCATTTAAAGACACCATCACGCTGCAGGCCCACCAGAAAGCGGCGGATTACACAACCGATAAAGCACGCTTAGGCAATGTCGATCGAATAATCGGTGTGATTATTTTGTTGTTGTTTACGGTTGGCGGAGGCGTTGACGCCGTACATCAATTTTGGATCGGTTTCGAACTTTCCCCGCTTGTGACGGGAATCGCCGTGATTCTCTCGACAATGCTGCTGATCAATCTGCTGGAACTTCCCATAAGCCTCTATCAAACATTCGTTATCGAGGAACGCTATGGATTTAACCGAAATACGCCCAGGCAGTTTGCCACTGATCTAGTGCTTCAGACCGGGCTGAGTTTGGCAATCGGTGGTCCTTTGCTCGCGCTGATTCTCTGGATCATGCAAAGCATGGGAAGCTATTGGTGGCTCTTGGCATGGTCGATTGTAATAGGCTTTTCCGTTTTGATGAGTTGGGCCTTTCCCACTTTCATCGCCCCCTTATTCAACAAATTCACGCCGCTTCAGGATGAAACACTGAGAAAACGCATAGAGACACTGATGGACCGGTGCGGCTTTCAGAGCAAGGGCATCTTTGTGATGGACGGCTCACGTCGTTCCGGGCATGGTAATGCCTATTTCACCGGAATCGGCGACAGTAAACGCATCGTTTTTTTCGATACCCTGATTAACGCGCTGAGTCATGACGAGGTGGAAGCGGTTTTGGCCCACGAATTAGGTCATTTTCGACGGAAACACGTACTGAAGATGCTTATTGCAAATGCTCTACTTGCGTTAATCGGCTTCGCTCTGCTCGGTTGGCTAAGCGCTCAGGACTGGTTCTACAGCGGTCTTGGCGTAAGTCATCAATCAAATGCTCTCGCACTTCTCTTGTTTATGCTTATTGCTCCGGTATTCACTACGTTTTTGCAGCCGATCATCGCGTATTTTCAGCGCCGACACGAATTTGAAGCGGACGATTTCGCCGCATATCAAACCCGCCCGGCGCATCTTATCAGTGCTCTTGTCAAGCTCTATCGTGACAACGCCAGCACACTGACTCCCGATCCCTTGTATTCCGCCTTCCATTACAGCCATCCACCAGCATCGACTCGCATAGCCAATCTCTCGGCCAAGTCTGCATAA
- the dapF gene encoding diaminopimelate epimerase — translation MILKFTKMHGLGNDFVVIDGVRQNVALSPERIRLIADRHLGVGCDQLLIVEAPTSSNADFRYRIFNADGGEVAQCGNGARCFARFVRDHGLCDKDEIVVDTDAGQLCLLHREGGLVTVNMGVPQHQPCQIPLNTADEAALYAVEADGNLWLFGAVSMGNPHIVIKVDDVNRAPIERLGPILECHPIFPQRANIGFVQVIDRHHIRLRVFERGAGETLACGSGACAATVIGMEQGDLSSPVHVDLPGGSLNITWEGRGRPVFMTGPAVRVFEGEIEL, via the coding sequence ATGATACTGAAATTCACCAAAATGCATGGCTTAGGCAATGACTTCGTTGTGATTGATGGCGTGCGCCAGAACGTTGCATTGTCGCCGGAAAGGATTCGTCTTATCGCAGACCGGCACCTCGGGGTCGGCTGCGACCAACTCTTGATCGTCGAAGCGCCGACGAGTTCAAATGCCGACTTTCGTTACCGGATCTTCAATGCGGATGGTGGCGAAGTGGCGCAATGCGGAAACGGTGCCCGTTGCTTCGCCCGGTTCGTTCGCGACCACGGCTTGTGCGACAAGGATGAGATCGTAGTTGACACGGATGCCGGGCAGTTGTGTTTGCTCCATCGAGAAGGTGGACTCGTGACCGTCAATATGGGCGTCCCGCAACACCAGCCCTGCCAGATCCCACTGAACACCGCAGACGAAGCCGCTTTGTATGCCGTGGAGGCCGACGGAAATCTTTGGCTTTTCGGTGCGGTATCGATGGGTAATCCGCATATTGTAATCAAAGTCGATGATGTCAATCGTGCACCGATCGAACGATTGGGACCGATCCTGGAGTGCCATCCGATTTTTCCGCAGCGCGCCAATATCGGCTTTGTGCAGGTGATCGACCGACATCATATCAGGCTGCGCGTTTTCGAACGCGGGGCCGGTGAGACCTTGGCCTGTGGCAGTGGAGCTTGCGCCGCAACGGTAATCGGTATGGAGCAGGGGGATCTGAGTAGTCCGGTCCACGTTGATCTTCCGGGCGGCTCCCTTAACATAACTTGGGAAGGACGGGGAAGGCCGGTTTTTATGACCGGACCTGCCGTTCGTGTGTTCGAGGGCGAAATCGAATTATGA
- a CDS encoding DUF2333 family protein, producing the protein MSVPEQTETRSASLGSRIKGIFTPKTNAEKGLVWAIGVLAVLLVVIFLAVSWYWSEEPDKFDVLEVAAKHGNVKNPKELPLGYTYTSALVQIGETLLHKPGGLLVNDVFPPGVLLDNIPAWEYGALTALRDATTALRNHLARAQTQSREDPDLARAEPFFYFDHKSWQLPSSESEYQKGIDALERYRVRLMKRDANFYSRADNLRQYLEVLEKRLGDLSNRLSASAGDTRQVTGNDQRNVVSRTPWLLIDDVFFEARGYTWAAMHILKAIEFDFRDILGNKTALVTLQQVTHELEDGQADFLSPVILNGGGFGLFANYSLTLANYIARANAATIDLRSLLQQG; encoded by the coding sequence ATGTCTGTGCCAGAACAAACCGAAACTCGGTCGGCGTCACTCGGCTCAAGGATCAAGGGCATATTTACCCCAAAGACGAACGCGGAAAAAGGGCTCGTTTGGGCGATCGGTGTTCTAGCGGTCTTGCTCGTGGTGATCTTCTTAGCCGTTTCCTGGTACTGGAGCGAGGAACCGGATAAGTTCGACGTACTCGAAGTGGCTGCGAAACATGGAAACGTCAAGAATCCAAAGGAATTGCCTCTCGGATATACATACACGTCCGCGCTCGTGCAGATTGGAGAGACGCTGCTGCACAAACCGGGGGGCTTGTTGGTCAATGATGTTTTTCCTCCGGGCGTATTACTGGACAACATACCTGCCTGGGAATACGGTGCGCTTACCGCATTGCGCGACGCAACCACTGCACTTCGTAACCATCTCGCGCGGGCTCAAACCCAGTCGAGGGAAGATCCCGACCTCGCAAGAGCCGAGCCGTTTTTCTATTTCGATCACAAATCCTGGCAATTGCCTTCATCAGAATCCGAGTACCAAAAAGGGATCGATGCGCTCGAACGTTACCGTGTACGCCTGATGAAGCGTGATGCGAACTTTTATTCCAGAGCCGACAATTTGCGCCAATACCTGGAGGTGTTGGAAAAGCGGCTGGGAGACCTTTCCAACCGGCTGAGTGCGAGTGCTGGTGATACCAGGCAAGTTACCGGGAACGACCAGCGCAATGTAGTCAGCAGAACACCCTGGCTACTGATCGATGACGTCTTCTTCGAAGCCCGCGGCTATACTTGGGCCGCAATGCACATTCTCAAGGCAATCGAGTTCGATTTCAGGGACATCCTCGGCAATAAGACAGCCTTGGTAACACTGCAGCAAGTTACTCATGAGCTCGAGGATGGCCAGGCCGACTTTTTAAGTCCGGTGATTCTAAACGGCGGAGGTTTTGGCTTATTCGCCAATTACTCGCTGACCTTGGCAAACTATATTGCCAGGGCCAACGCTGCGACCATCGACTTGCGCAGCCTCCTGCAGCAAGGATGA
- a CDS encoding DUF484 family protein — MSLITPKAPRRHHERTTVSADEVAAYLHQHPDFFHDQLDLLEMLKVPHPCGDAVSLITRQVSLLRDSNRQLKSQLNDILQIARDNDALHQRIHQLTLTLLDATTLEDALGSLRWSLHEYFQADFVTVKFVQPVKESAITGLNLPPGDAGLVLFSSALDTGKPYCGKPDPVHAQYMFSNNSADVRSYALIPLQHAGVKGLLAIGSRDANRFQTGMGLHFVAQLGELVSARFASLLAGCS, encoded by the coding sequence ATGAGCTTGATTACTCCGAAGGCGCCTCGGCGTCATCATGAACGAACAACAGTCTCGGCTGACGAAGTTGCGGCCTATTTGCACCAGCATCCGGATTTCTTTCACGATCAGTTGGATCTGCTGGAAATGCTTAAGGTACCGCATCCCTGTGGGGACGCCGTTTCGCTAATTACACGGCAAGTTTCGCTTTTGCGGGACAGTAACCGGCAACTGAAGTCGCAGCTGAACGACATTCTGCAGATTGCACGCGATAACGACGCCTTGCACCAGCGTATTCACCAGTTGACTCTGACTTTGCTGGACGCCACGACTCTCGAAGATGCACTAGGCAGCCTGAGATGGAGTCTACACGAATACTTTCAAGCCGACTTCGTGACGGTGAAATTCGTTCAGCCGGTGAAAGAGAGCGCGATCACCGGCCTTAATCTGCCGCCGGGCGACGCCGGCCTGGTTCTTTTCTCGTCGGCTCTGGATACCGGAAAACCGTATTGCGGGAAGCCGGATCCGGTTCATGCGCAGTACATGTTCTCTAACAATTCCGCGGATGTGCGTTCATACGCATTAATACCTCTGCAACACGCCGGCGTCAAAGGACTGCTCGCTATCGGCAGCCGTGACGCAAACCGATTCCAAACCGGCATGGGCTTGCACTTTGTCGCACAGTTGGGTGAATTGGTGTCCGCTCGCTTTGCATCTTTGCTCGCCGGCTGTAGCTAA
- the xerC gene encoding tyrosine recombinase XerC — protein MQQNAEEQVASFLDVLRSQQRVSAHTLSNYSRDLAQLKRYCDVHGIECWENLLSQHVRDHIAARHLEGLGSRSLQRALSAIRSFLNFLVKRRQLEGNAARGVRPPKAPRKLPALLDADQMTGLLEGELDSELEIRDVAMWELFYSSGLRLSELVSLELQDLDLNDGTVLIRYGKGQKSRILPIGRCARAAIERWLVVRHRYARAGEDAVFVSRRGVRIAGRTVQLRLDRWQNKRGLPEHVHPHMLRHSFASHILESSGDLRAVQELLGHANLSTTQIYTHLDFQHLASVYDRSHPRAKRRRPNS, from the coding sequence ATGCAGCAAAACGCGGAAGAGCAGGTCGCCAGCTTTCTCGATGTTCTGCGATCGCAGCAGCGGGTTTCCGCACATACGCTTTCCAATTATTCCCGGGATCTCGCTCAGCTGAAACGATATTGCGATGTTCATGGTATAGAGTGCTGGGAAAACCTGCTCTCGCAGCATGTTCGGGACCACATCGCTGCTCGCCACCTTGAAGGACTCGGCAGCCGCAGTCTTCAGCGCGCATTGTCGGCAATCCGGAGCTTTCTCAATTTCCTGGTTAAACGCCGCCAGCTCGAAGGCAACGCGGCACGCGGGGTACGTCCGCCCAAAGCGCCGCGAAAATTGCCGGCACTGTTAGATGCCGATCAAATGACAGGGCTCCTGGAGGGCGAGCTCGACAGTGAATTGGAAATTCGCGATGTGGCCATGTGGGAGCTTTTTTACTCCTCGGGGCTGCGATTGAGCGAACTGGTTTCGCTCGAACTTCAGGATCTGGATTTGAATGACGGAACCGTTTTAATCAGGTATGGGAAAGGGCAGAAATCCCGCATTCTGCCAATCGGACGTTGCGCTCGTGCGGCCATCGAGCGCTGGTTGGTTGTGCGTCATCGCTATGCGCGCGCCGGGGAGGACGCTGTGTTTGTCAGCAGGCGAGGAGTTCGAATTGCCGGACGAACGGTGCAGTTGCGCCTCGACCGCTGGCAAAATAAGCGCGGCTTGCCTGAACATGTTCATCCTCACATGCTCAGGCATTCATTCGCGAGTCATATTTTGGAGTCCAGTGGAGACTTGCGTGCCGTGCAGGAATTGCTGGGACATGCGAATCTCAGTACTACACAAATCTATACTCATCTCGATTTTCAGCATTTGGCATCCGTATACGACCGATCACATCCTCGTGCGAAAAGGCGCCGCCCAAATTCCTGA